GCTGATGCAGTGGACCAGGCTGCCCACCACGGCGCACTGGAAGCCAGGTGGGTCGGGCATGGCGTAGGTGGCACACTCATACCATAGCTTGGCCTTGGCACCGCAGCGGTGGACACTGATGCCTGTGTTGCGGTGCAGGTCAAAGCGGTAGATGAAGCCGTTGGTGCTCACCATCTCAGCTGTCCTGTTCCTGCCGCTGCCGGCCGGGCTGACACTCCAGCTGTCCGAGCGGGTGGCATAACGCAGCAGCACATAGCGCAAGGTGCCCCCCGTCACGTAGATCTCCCCATCGCACACCGTGGCCGTGTGGGCCACAGCGAAGGTGTCGTGGGGCAGGGGTGCGATGAAGGTCCAGCGGTCCTGCCGGGGGTCGTAGCGCTCCACCGTGTAGAGGCACTCACCGCCGATGGCGTAGAGGTGGCCATCCAAAGCCACAAGCTTGCAGTGCGGCCGTGCTTGGTTCAGGGGGCAGATCTCCCTCCAGATGTTGGTGAGAGGGTCATAGCAGAAGACACGGTTGGAAGGTCTCTGTGTCCGGCCTGTGCCCTCACAGCCGGCCACCACGAAGAGGTAGTTGAACATGCTGCACATGGCACACCCCCGGGAGACCACCTCCGGTGGCATGTGGCAGAGGTGATGCCAGCAGTCTCCTCCATCATCGTAGTAGCAGAGGTGGCTGGTGTGGATGCCGGGCTCCTGCACGTTGATGTCTGCCACAGCCACGTACATCTTCCCCTTCATCCTCCGCCGCAGGATGAGCTCCCGCTCGCCAGCGTTGAGGCGGCCGTAGATGGAGGGTCTCCTCAGCACCTGCAGATAGTTGTCACTCATCACCTTGTAGGCGGCCTCCTGGAGGTGACCGAGCTTCTGCGCCTTGGCTGTGCAGAGGACTTCGTAGCAGTTCCCCAGGTccaggtgggtgggtggtggcatttggaagtggtcagcactggccaccagccctggctgggggctTGCAGGAGGCGTGCTGGCTGGCACCGTGACCCCAAAACCCTCCATgggcagctggaggtgggggCTGTTGGCGATCTGGAGGGTGCTGTCCTTGCGGCCAGGAGAAGGTGGCTCAGGGGAGCTCTCCAAGCTCCCCATAGGTGGTGGAACTATCGAGGAGGTGGTGGGATCCCGCATTGCCAAAGCTGGGTCCAGCTCCTGGGTTGCAAAGTTCTGCTGCTCTTCATTGACACGCTCCGAGCTGCGGGATGTTCCTGGAGGGATGTAGGGGAGACACCTCTTCTTCGACACCGACTGAGAGATGGACTGGACGTAGTAGTCATAGACTTTTCCTTTGAGGCCGGGGACTGGCTGCCCAGCCTCATCCTTCGCCTGCCGCTTGGTGATGTAGTTCTCCTCCACCTGGATCTTCGCAACCGAGGAGAAAGAGTAGGAGGCATCCGACCCCGTGTTGCTCGCTGTCATCGTTAGACCCAGGTCTGAGATGACACTGAGGGTCTGGATCATTCCCCCGTGCCCCTCGGCCTCCTGGCTCATGCCTCCACTGGCCAAATCCTGCTTTGTGCTTTGGGCACGTCCATCACCTGCCTCCTGGGCATCAGCAATCCCGGGAGAAAGCCCGGTGCTTGGGGCAAGCGCGTCCTCCGCCCTGCGGCAGCTCAGTGCTTCGGACGCATCCCCAGGGTCGTAAGAGTTCAGCTCGCTTCCCGGCTCGCTTCCTGGCTTGCTTCCTGGCTCATTTCCCGGCTCACTTCCCAGCTTGCTTCCCAGCTCGCTTCCTGGCTCATTTCCCGGCTCACTTCCCAGCTTGCTTCCCAGCTCGCTTCCTGGCTCATTTCCCGGCTCACTTCCCAGCTTGCTTCCCAGCTCGCTTCCTGGCTTGCTTGACAGCTTACATGCCTGCTCACTTCCTAGCTCACTTCCCGATTTGCTTCCTGGCTCACTTCCCAGCTCGTTTCCCGGCTCGCTCCCTGACTTGTTTGCCAGCTTGCTTCCCAACTTGCTTCCTGGCTCGCTTCCCAGATCACTTCCCGGCTTGACTCCTAGCTCCATTCCTGCCTTGCTTCCTGACTTACTTCCCCGCTCACTTCCCCAATCATTTCCCGGCTCAATTCCTGGTTTGCTTCCCAGATCACTTCCCAGCTTGATTCCTAGCTCGATTCTTGGCTTGCTTCCTGACTTACTTCCCAGCTCACTTCCTAGCTCTCTTTCCGAATCACTTCCCTGGTCACTTCCCAGCTCAATTCCTGACTTACTTCTCAGATCACTTCCCAGCTTGGTTCCTGGCTCGATTCCTGGCTTGCTTCCCGACTTACTTCGTGGCTTGCTTCCTAGCTCACTTCCCAGATCGCTTCCCAGCTCAATTCCTGGCTTGCTTCCCGACTTACTTCCCAGCTTACTTCCTAGCTCATTTCCCGGCTCGCTTCCCCTCCCAGCTAACCCTGTTTTCCCACGAATCAGCCCGGGATCAGAaaccacctcctctccttcctcctcctcctcctcgcccctcGGCAGATTTCGATCCCCCCAGGAAGGCGTGCGCCGTGGCCGGGGGACGCTGGCTTGACCGCTGGCTCGTCCGTCCCCACCGTCCCTCCTCGCCTCCTCCCCAAACACCCTCctccgccgcagccccgccgtgccgtccccatcctcatcccggCCAGCgttttccctctgctctcctcccgcCTCGGCCGGCGGGATTTTGCCCCCGGCAAGCGAGCGGGACTTATAAAACCTGTACGCCAAAGTCAGGAGGAGCAGAGCGGCGGCGGAGAGGACCAGCTTGCCGGCCAGCTGCATGTCGGAGTGCCAGGGCAGGGTTACCCGCTGGGGCATTTTTCCATGCCGGGAATGCGGAGAAGCCGATTAATGATTGCCGAGCGAGCCCGGAGAGAAGAGTTGAAGGTCTGGGGCAAGGTGACTTTGAGCGGGCAAAGCTGGCAGGAGGTTTCCGGACAAGCTTTGCATGTTTGGGATGGGCTGGGCTCCGGGGAAAAGGTACAGCCCAGAGCTGGCGGCACAGAGCCGGCTTTATTAGCCTGGTAAACAGAGAGgctcagagaaaagcaaaaggaagcacAAAGGGAGGAAAAGTATCTCCTCCGAGCAGCCCGACGGTGCTGCCTCCTCGTTTCTTTGCCTGTTTAAAAGGGATCGTGCAACGGAAGGCAAAAATAAGTTGTTTTCGTCCGGGAAAGGTGTCTCATCCCTGGGcgaagggagggagaagcagcccgGTGCCGGGCAGACCTTTGGTCTGACACCGAGCAGCTGCTCCGCGGCGGAGGCGGGTGACTAATTCCGTAACCTTCGTTTGCGGCAGGCTAGCTAACGAAGGGTGACGGGAAATAGCCCGAAAGCTTCTCGGGGTCTCTTTGAGGCCAGCTTGGAAGTGGCAGGGGAATGAAGAGCtggtggaaaaggagctgggggctctgggaGAGGGAAAAATCCGGCACTGAAGAGGAAATAAAGGCAGGAGTGAAACTGTAGCTGGTGGCCGCCGCGTTCAGAGACCTGCATCCATGCGCACGGGGAGAGGGATGAGCTAAGGAAAGTGTATTACAACATTGGGACCGGGAAGAAAttagggatgggaagggatgggagaggTGCGAGTCCTCATTCGGAAGCGATGCGCCGCTGTGCGTGGGATGTCCGCGGGGATCGGAGCCgccgtggggaaactgaggcacggaggatGCCAGACAGGGTCACGCttgcttccttccccctctgGAAAGCTGTCGGTGATGTGTCTGGCTCTGATCTGAATTTCAAAGATTTAAGGGAATTGTTGTCCCCACCGTCCCCGAGGCAGCCGGGTCCCCACGCCTGGAccgcggcggggggtgggggtggtgggggtgttgGAAAGGAGGGCGCCTGGGGAATGACATCCCTCTGCAACCGCCGCTAAGCGAGCTGAATTCAAAgggataaaattaatttccttttccccGAGGGGAATGTCTCGCATGCTGAGAGACGCATAAAGAAACGAGGCCCGACGACGCGGCGCAGGAACAGCCAAAATGTGGGCAGGGGGTGGGCGGCTGCTCCTCTTTCCATGCAGGGACTCGCTCCCCACCAGCTTGGTCCTGATCCGGTGGGATTTTGCCAGAGAAATGAGCCTGGGGGATGCTAAAACAGCGCCTTGTATGAGGTGCGGGTGCGACGGGTCCTGCCCGCGTGGGTGAGTGTGGTGGGATGAGGTCTTGCCGTGGGTCTTTAGCGGGTGGTGGGTGCTCGTGCCTGGTGTCCGCACCCTCCCAAACCACATCCCACGCAGCAGCTGATCGTCACCAGCACGAGCTCAGGCACTGCCTTCCGCGGCGGGGAGGAGCATCGGGGACCTCCTCGGGGCACGGTCCCCACTGTCACCGGTGTCTGCAGCCACGGGGATGCCCTCCCAGCCAACGCCGAGATGCTGCTTTTCGCCTGACGGCTTCGCACGGGGACGTGGTGGTGCCAAAGGGGATGGGGGGCAGTTGAGTATCTGCCACTAGACTTGCCATGGATGCTTGTTAGGCAGAGGACCCCGCGCTAAATAGTGTAATATTCCTACGTACGTAGAAAGAGGATGGTTTGGCAGTCGGGGACGCCTGCGCGCATCCCTGCTGTGAACCGGGAGAACCCACCAGTGGCTTTTAGGGGGAGGTTCGGGACGTTGTCGCCTCGTATGGGTGCAGCGTGGGGGAACGCAGCAATGAAGAGAGAATGGGGGAACGGGGACATTTCGATTAAGAGCTGGACTGATGCGTCCTGCTCGGTTGCCGCTCAAGCTTGGGCCAGGGACCGAAGCCAAAGCTTGGGCCGTCACCTAGCCAAAACCCACCCAGCCGCTCCCCTCCATCCCATTTGGCGTGGGGACCCCAAATTCGTCGCTGGGGGAGCTTGATCCGGCCAAAACCTTGGGGAAAGTGTATCCCTCCTGCCTGTAAACGTGGATGGTCCTGAAGCCGATGCTGGCACGGGGGTAACGGGGACGCGCATGGAGGCTGGGCACGCGTTTCGGCTCTCGGCTAGTTGGCAAAGGGTCTGGCCCCCCATGTGCGGCTGCGACCCTGGCCGCCTTCGGCTCTCACTGCGGTGGTTTTTAATCTGCAGGTAGAGCTGCAAAGATCCCCGCGTTCATGAGCTGGGAAGCATGAATTATGCATGTCCTTGGTGGCCCTGTGAACCCAGCCACGGCAGCGACTGTGCCCAGTAATGAGGTGGGAGAGACCGGGGAAGCACCGAGCGAAGCCCATCACCGCTCCCGCCGGCATTCCCAGCCCCAGACAAGCTGGAGCATCCCTGGTTTTGTAATCCCCACCTTAATATCCCAAAGGGCTGGGGGTTTGGATGAGCCCTGTGCCAGGATGAACGCGGTTACCCTCGTCATCGGGGGGTTTTTATGGACCTTGGGAGGGCGAAACACGGAGCgccagggggctgggggcaggcagcgtgctctgggtgctgctgcctTCACAACTGGCAGGATTGGGAGGATCAGAGCTCGACCAGCAGCAGGGAATGATGCGGGGAAGGAGGATCGCCATGGCAAAAATGCAGGTCGGACGTATAAAGGCATATTTACCCACGCCTTGCGGTAAGGAGGACGAGCGGCAGCGTAGGGGAGCAGGGGATGCGGCCGCGGCGTCTCCGAGCAGCGCTGACGTCTCGGCACTTGTGACTCTAATTGAATGTAATTGCCTCCTCCAAATTTTGCTAAAACCTTTTCAAAGTC
The window above is part of the Chroicocephalus ridibundus chromosome 16, bChrRid1.1, whole genome shotgun sequence genome. Proteins encoded here:
- the KLHDC7A gene encoding kelch domain-containing protein 7A, whose translation is MPQRVTLPWHSDMQLAGKLVLSAAALLLLTLAYRFYKSRSLAGGKIPPAEAGGEQRENAGRDEDGDGTAGLRRRRVFGEEARRDGGDGRASGQASVPRPRRTPSWGDRNLPRGEEEEEEGEEVVSDPGLIRGKTGLAGRGSEPGNELGSKLGSKSGSKPGIELGSDLGSELGSKPRSKSGSKPGIEPGTKLGSDLRSKSGIELGSDQGSDSERELGSELGSKSGSKPRIELGIKLGSDLGSKPGIEPGNDWGSERGSKSGSKAGMELGVKPGSDLGSEPGSKLGSKLANKSGSEPGNELGSEPGSKSGSELGSEQACKLSSKPGSELGSKLGSEPGNEPGSELGSKLGSEPGNEPGSELGSKLGSEPGNEPGSKPGSEPGSELNSYDPGDASEALSCRRAEDALAPSTGLSPGIADAQEAGDGRAQSTKQDLASGGMSQEAEGHGGMIQTLSVISDLGLTMTASNTGSDASYSFSSVAKIQVEENYITKRQAKDEAGQPVPGLKGKVYDYYVQSISQSVSKKRCLPYIPPGTSRSSERVNEEQQNFATQELDPALAMRDPTTSSIVPPPMGSLESSPEPPSPGRKDSTLQIANSPHLQLPMEGFGVTVPASTPPASPQPGLVASADHFQMPPPTHLDLGNCYEVLCTAKAQKLGHLQEAAYKVMSDNYLQVLRRPSIYGRLNAGERELILRRRMKGKMYVAVADINVQEPGIHTSHLCYYDDGGDCWHHLCHMPPEVVSRGCAMCSMFNYLFVVAGCEGTGRTQRPSNRVFCYDPLTNIWREICPLNQARPHCKLVALDGHLYAIGGECLYTVERYDPRQDRWTFIAPLPHDTFAVAHTATVCDGEIYVTGGTLRYVLLRYATRSDSWSVSPAGSGRNRTAEMVSTNGFIYRFDLHRNTGISVHRCGAKAKLWYECATYAMPDPPGFQCAVVGSLVHCISRHFHIRFLADHISPRFGTKELQPFPSPHGSLLPAVLVLPERGTAQTQV